A region of Domibacillus sp. DTU_2020_1001157_1_SI_ALB_TIR_016 DNA encodes the following proteins:
- a CDS encoding sucrose-6-phosphate hydrolase, whose product MNKVVEQGDELFKQDIQKAAKSPYRLGYHIMAPARWINDPNGLIYWNGEYHVFYQYHPFDVKPGSIHWGHMKSKDLVHWEHLPIAIAPDEDYDKSGCFSGSAVDNNGVLTLMYTGHVDENGVITETQCIAESTDGIHFTKHPQNPVIAHPPEGASHDFRDPKVWKHQDKWYMVIGSQKNKLGNVHLYESDDLLSWRERGAIVKSDGKLGFMLECPDFFELEGRHVLVFSPQGVKADGDHYQNLYQTGALIGEFDYEAAHFTHREFTELDGGFDFYAAQTFKDDKGRRILFGWMNMWEAEMPEQAHGWAGALTLPRELTFNQSGQLLMKPVAELQLLRHEKVTAESMLVSGVKKLNFAGDRLEIIAEFSKDTASAFGLNVRCSEEGQEKTVIRFDTQEEKMIVDRNQSGEGEGGIRKVKISNKDTVKLHVFIDRSSVELFVDDGETVMTSRIYPKADSTGVEVFAEGGTANLLSLQAWTLKDVWNEN is encoded by the coding sequence GTGAATAAAGTGGTGGAGCAAGGTGATGAATTATTTAAACAGGATATTCAAAAAGCGGCTAAGAGTCCTTATCGGCTCGGGTATCATATTATGGCTCCGGCGCGTTGGATCAATGACCCAAATGGATTGATTTATTGGAACGGTGAATATCATGTTTTTTATCAGTATCACCCATTTGACGTAAAGCCTGGCTCTATACACTGGGGCCATATGAAAAGCAAGGATCTGGTTCATTGGGAGCACTTGCCGATTGCCATTGCTCCGGATGAAGATTATGACAAAAGCGGCTGTTTTTCCGGTAGTGCCGTTGATAATAACGGTGTGCTGACGCTTATGTATACGGGCCATGTAGACGAAAACGGTGTTATTACGGAAACGCAATGCATTGCTGAAAGCACTGATGGCATTCATTTTACCAAACATCCGCAAAACCCGGTGATAGCCCATCCGCCTGAGGGCGCTTCTCATGATTTCCGCGATCCGAAAGTATGGAAGCATCAGGACAAGTGGTATATGGTGATTGGAAGCCAGAAAAACAAGCTCGGCAATGTTCATTTATATGAGTCAGACGATCTGCTTTCTTGGAGAGAGCGCGGCGCCATCGTGAAAAGTGATGGAAAGCTAGGTTTTATGCTCGAATGCCCGGACTTTTTTGAACTAGAGGGAAGACACGTGCTGGTATTTTCACCGCAGGGTGTGAAAGCAGATGGAGACCATTACCAAAACTTGTATCAAACTGGTGCGTTGATTGGAGAATTCGATTACGAAGCAGCTCATTTCACGCATAGGGAGTTTACCGAGCTGGATGGAGGATTTGATTTTTATGCTGCTCAGACATTTAAAGACGACAAAGGACGGCGTATTCTCTTTGGGTGGATGAACATGTGGGAAGCGGAAATGCCGGAGCAGGCACATGGATGGGCTGGGGCGCTTACCCTTCCACGGGAACTCACATTTAATCAATCAGGACAATTGCTCATGAAGCCAGTAGCGGAATTGCAGTTGCTCCGCCATGAAAAAGTAACGGCAGAATCGATGCTGGTTTCAGGCGTAAAAAAACTGAACTTTGCCGGAGATCGGCTTGAAATCATTGCAGAGTTTTCGAAAGATACAGCTTCTGCATTCGGTTTAAACGTCCGCTGCTCAGAAGAAGGGCAGGAAAAAACAGTGATACGCTTTGACACACAAGAAGAAAAAATGATTGTAGACCGAAACCAATCCGGCGAAGGAGAAGGCGGGATTCGAAAAGTGAAAATAAGCAATAAGGATACTGTTAAACTTCATGTATTCATTGACCGATCATCGGTAGAACTATTTGTGGATGATGGAGAAACAGTCATGACCAGCCGAATTTACCCGAAAGCGGACAGTACAGGCGTTGAAGTATTTGCGGAAGGCGGAACGGCAAACTTGCTTTCTTTGCAGGCATGGACATTAAAGGATGTTTGGAATGAGAATTAA
- a CDS encoding alpha-galactosidase: MANYTLKKEKKTSIQFNESTKTFHLQAGNTSYVMQIVNEGFLAHLYWGRKVSDYRFANYLQYADRGFSGNPYPSQDRTFSLDTLPQEFPVYGTTDYRAPIIQVQLENGTMITDFRYDSHRIVNGKPALDGLPATYVESYEEAATLEIVMKDSLSKMKAVLSYTTFPNRNVITRSVRYVNEGTQSLRLLRAMSTSLDFRDADFDFLQLTGAHVREQHIERHPLRSGTQSVESRRGASSHQLHPFIALLRKNADEQHGDVYGFSFVYSGNFLAQAEVDPFQNTRVSMGINPFDFTWKLEAGESFQAPEVVMVYSHEGLGGMSRTYHDLYRSRLARGSFRDKERPILINNWEATYFDFNAEKIEAIAKEGSELGMELFVLDDGWFGKRNDDKTSLGDWFVNQEKLPNGLQDLAERVRNMNMEFGLWFEPEMISVDSELYRKHPDWCLHVPGASRSESRNQLILDFSRDDVCIHITKAIMDILASAPITYVKWDMNRHMTEIGSALLPADRQRETSHRYMLGLYKVMEKITASFPHILFESCSGGGGRFDPGMLYYMPQTWTSDNTDAVSRLKIQYGTSLIYPISSMGAHVSAVPNHQVNRITSLKMRGDVASSGNLGYELDLTKLTEEEKEEVKQQVAEYKEIRSLVQFGDFYRLLSPFEGNETAWLFVNKEKTEAVVSYFRVLDAPNAPFRSFTLAGLHPEKKYHIQENGEVIGGDELMYAGMAIPANLSGDFQSLVWHLKEEKASE; this comes from the coding sequence ATGGCGAACTATACATTAAAAAAAGAGAAAAAAACGAGCATTCAGTTCAATGAATCTACAAAAACATTTCATTTGCAGGCAGGAAATACAAGTTATGTTATGCAGATCGTCAATGAAGGCTTCTTAGCTCATTTGTACTGGGGTCGAAAAGTAAGCGATTACCGTTTTGCTAATTACTTGCAGTATGCAGACCGCGGGTTTTCTGGAAACCCATACCCTTCACAGGATCGTACCTTTTCTCTTGATACACTGCCACAAGAATTCCCCGTGTATGGTACAACGGATTACCGGGCGCCTATTATACAAGTGCAGCTCGAAAATGGCACGATGATTACGGACTTTCGCTATGATTCTCACCGGATTGTCAACGGAAAGCCGGCTTTAGACGGGCTTCCAGCTACTTATGTAGAGTCATACGAGGAAGCAGCTACATTAGAAATTGTGATGAAAGATTCACTTTCCAAAATGAAAGCGGTTCTATCTTATACGACCTTCCCAAACCGCAACGTGATTACGCGTTCTGTCCGATATGTGAATGAAGGGACTCAATCTCTTCGTTTGCTGCGCGCGATGAGCACTAGCCTGGATTTCCGTGACGCTGATTTTGATTTTCTGCAGCTGACCGGCGCCCATGTACGGGAACAGCATATTGAACGGCATCCGCTTCGCTCAGGCACACAGTCGGTTGAAAGCCGCCGCGGAGCCAGCAGCCATCAGCTGCACCCGTTTATTGCGCTTCTCCGAAAAAACGCCGATGAGCAGCACGGCGACGTCTATGGCTTCAGTTTTGTGTACAGCGGTAATTTCTTAGCGCAGGCAGAAGTCGACCCGTTTCAAAATACACGTGTTTCAATGGGCATCAATCCATTTGATTTTACCTGGAAGCTTGAAGCCGGAGAGTCGTTCCAGGCCCCTGAAGTCGTCATGGTTTATTCACATGAAGGACTTGGCGGTATGTCTAGAACGTATCATGATCTGTACCGGTCCCGTCTCGCACGCGGCTCATTCCGTGATAAAGAGCGGCCGATTTTAATTAACAACTGGGAAGCAACTTATTTTGATTTTAATGCAGAGAAAATCGAAGCAATTGCCAAAGAAGGCAGCGAGCTGGGGATGGAACTATTTGTGCTGGATGACGGCTGGTTCGGCAAACGGAATGATGATAAAACATCGCTTGGCGATTGGTTTGTCAACCAGGAAAAGCTGCCGAACGGATTACAAGATTTAGCAGAACGGGTCCGGAATATGAATATGGAATTTGGCCTTTGGTTTGAACCGGAAATGATCTCGGTGGACAGTGAGTTGTACCGCAAGCACCCGGACTGGTGTCTGCACGTACCGGGAGCATCCCGTTCAGAAAGCCGGAACCAGCTTATTTTAGATTTTTCGCGCGATGATGTATGCATTCATATTACAAAAGCAATTATGGATATTTTAGCGAGCGCTCCTATTACGTATGTAAAGTGGGATATGAACCGGCATATGACCGAAATCGGCTCGGCTCTTCTGCCAGCTGACCGCCAGAGGGAAACCTCCCATCGTTATATGCTGGGGCTTTATAAAGTGATGGAGAAGATTACCGCTTCATTTCCACATATTTTATTTGAAAGCTGCTCTGGAGGCGGCGGCCGGTTTGACCCTGGTATGCTTTACTACATGCCGCAAACATGGACAAGTGATAATACCGATGCCGTTTCACGCTTGAAAATACAGTATGGTACAAGCTTAATTTATCCAATCAGTTCAATGGGCGCTCATGTTTCTGCTGTTCCAAACCATCAGGTAAACCGGATAACGTCTCTTAAAATGCGTGGAGACGTAGCTTCCTCAGGCAACCTCGGTTATGAGCTAGACCTTACCAAACTGACGGAAGAGGAAAAAGAAGAAGTGAAGCAGCAGGTGGCTGAGTACAAAGAAATCCGTTCGCTTGTGCAGTTTGGCGACTTTTACCGCCTGCTCAGCCCATTTGAAGGAAATGAAACCGCCTGGCTGTTTGTGAATAAAGAAAAAACCGAAGCAGTAGTCTCCTATTTCCGTGTACTGGACGCGCCAAATGCTCCGTTCCGCTCCTTTACACTAGCCGGCCTTCATCCCGAGAAAAAGTACCATATTCAAGAAAACGGAGAGGTCATTGGAGGAGATGAACTAATGTATGCAGGTATGGCTATACCTGCAAACCTGAGCGGTGACTTCCAAAGTCTTGTTTGGCATTTAAAGGAGGAAAAAGCGAGTGAATAA
- the guaC gene encoding GMP reductase, whose protein sequence is MDNVFDYEDIQLIPAKSIVNSRSECDTSVTFGSRTFKLPVVPANMQTIIDEKIAVYLAENNYFYIMHRFQPEKRLDFVKDMQSRGLYASISVGVKEEEYTFITNLAEENLTPEYITIDIAHGHANSVINMIQHIKKHLPGSFVIAGNVGTPEAVRELEHAGADATKVGIGPGKVCITKIKTGFGTGGWQLAALRWCAKAASKPIIADGGIRTHGDIAKSVRFGASMVMIGSLFAGHEESPGETVVQDGKMYKEYFGSASEFQKGERKNVEGKKMHVEYKGALQDTLTEMEQDLQSSISYAGGNKLSAIRNVDYVIVKNSIFNGDKVY, encoded by the coding sequence ATGGATAATGTATTTGATTATGAGGATATTCAGTTAATTCCAGCAAAATCGATTGTAAACAGCCGGTCTGAATGCGATACAAGCGTTACGTTTGGCAGCCGGACATTTAAGCTGCCTGTTGTGCCTGCTAATATGCAGACGATTATTGACGAAAAGATTGCTGTTTACCTGGCAGAAAATAATTATTTTTACATTATGCACCGTTTCCAGCCTGAGAAGCGGCTCGATTTTGTGAAAGACATGCAATCCCGCGGCTTATATGCCTCTATTAGTGTCGGGGTTAAAGAAGAAGAATACACATTTATCACAAACCTAGCAGAAGAAAATCTTACACCTGAATATATTACGATCGATATCGCACACGGTCATGCCAATTCGGTCATCAATATGATTCAGCATATTAAGAAGCATCTGCCTGGAAGCTTTGTAATTGCCGGGAATGTCGGAACACCTGAAGCGGTGCGCGAGTTAGAACATGCGGGCGCGGATGCGACAAAAGTGGGCATCGGACCTGGAAAAGTATGTATTACAAAAATTAAAACTGGATTTGGAACAGGCGGCTGGCAGTTAGCTGCGTTAAGATGGTGTGCAAAAGCAGCGAGCAAGCCAATTATTGCAGACGGCGGTATCCGTACACACGGGGATATTGCTAAATCTGTCCGTTTTGGCGCATCAATGGTGATGATTGGCTCCCTATTTGCCGGACATGAAGAATCCCCTGGAGAAACAGTTGTCCAAGACGGAAAGATGTATAAAGAATACTTTGGATCAGCTTCTGAGTTTCAAAAAGGGGAAAGAAAAAATGTCGAAGGCAAAAAAATGCATGTAGAATACAAAGGTGCGCTGCAGGATACGTTAACGGAAATGGAGCAGGATCTTCAGTCTTCTATTTCTTATGCAGGCGGAAACAAGCTGTCCGCAATCCGCAATGTAGACTACGTGATTGTTAAAAACTCTATCTTTAACGGTGACAAAGTATACTAA
- a CDS encoding ABC transporter substrate-binding protein translates to MTGILAFSGLAACSNKEGASGDEKVEIEFFQYKTEAKGTFDELIAQFEKENPEIDVVQSNPPDAMTVLKTRIAKRDMPDVIGMGADVTFKELVDAKALADMSDSPALNGIQPAYVQMLKDVSGAKEVYGVPYAANAVGVIYNKAIFKEMGLKVPQTWDEFIATAEKVKAAGKIPFYFTFKDAWTTLPPYNALAANTQGEDFFKKLNAGETTFSKGHKEAAEKYLKLLENGHTNQHGKAYTDGNTAFANGESAMYLQGVWAIPEIKKANPDIDLGVFPFPVSNESGGSKVVSGVDLLLATAATTEHPEEAQKFIEFLTSDEVAKEYLAQQNAFSAKQGIVQEDPSVEGLKESFEKGAVVDFPDHYIPSAVGLDRQLQVFVKEKDPKAFLKTLDAEWKKVAERK, encoded by the coding sequence ATGACAGGAATTCTTGCTTTCTCAGGACTTGCGGCCTGTTCGAATAAAGAAGGTGCTTCTGGAGATGAAAAGGTAGAAATTGAATTTTTCCAATACAAAACTGAAGCAAAAGGGACGTTTGATGAGCTTATTGCACAATTTGAAAAAGAAAATCCAGAAATTGACGTCGTACAGTCCAATCCACCTGATGCCATGACAGTATTAAAAACAAGAATTGCTAAACGTGACATGCCCGATGTCATTGGAATGGGGGCAGATGTCACATTTAAAGAATTAGTGGATGCGAAAGCGCTTGCGGATATGTCGGACAGTCCTGCTCTTAACGGCATCCAGCCAGCTTACGTGCAGATGCTGAAAGATGTTTCCGGTGCCAAAGAAGTGTATGGGGTGCCATATGCAGCAAATGCGGTAGGTGTTATTTATAATAAAGCGATTTTCAAAGAAATGGGACTTAAAGTACCACAGACATGGGATGAATTTATCGCAACGGCTGAAAAAGTAAAAGCGGCAGGAAAAATCCCATTTTACTTTACATTTAAAGACGCCTGGACAACCCTTCCGCCTTATAACGCTTTAGCTGCCAATACACAAGGGGAAGACTTTTTTAAAAAGCTCAATGCAGGTGAAACAACATTTTCTAAAGGACATAAAGAAGCAGCGGAAAAATATTTGAAACTATTAGAAAACGGCCATACAAACCAACATGGAAAAGCATATACAGATGGCAATACAGCTTTTGCAAACGGTGAATCAGCGATGTACCTGCAAGGTGTATGGGCGATTCCAGAAATTAAAAAAGCGAACCCGGATATTGACCTTGGTGTTTTCCCATTCCCTGTAAGCAACGAGTCGGGTGGATCGAAAGTAGTGTCGGGTGTTGATTTGCTTCTTGCCACTGCAGCAACTACGGAGCATCCTGAAGAAGCACAAAAATTTATTGAATTTTTAACTTCGGACGAAGTAGCAAAAGAGTATCTGGCTCAGCAAAATGCATTTTCTGCTAAACAAGGAATCGTACAGGAAGATCCGTCGGTTGAGGGGTTAAAAGAGAGTTTTGAAAAAGGCGCAGTTGTCGATTTCCCTGACCATTATATTCCATCGGCAGTCGGGTTGGACAGACAGCTTCAAGTATTTGTGAAAGAAAAAGATCCAAAAGCATTTTTGAAAACATTAGATGCCGAGTGGAAGAAGGTCGCAGAACGTAAGTAA
- a CDS encoding sugar ABC transporter permease translates to MTLPAVLLFALFHTFPALQGVYYSFTNWDGISFIYDFVGFKNYINLFKDGNILNSYWFTFKFAVLSTILVNVLSLVIALGLNAKIKGKNFFRGVYFLPNVLGVLIVGYIFNYIFANVIPKMGETLNIGFLSVNILGSESTAWIGIVIVAVWQACAFNVILYLAGLQTVPAELYEASSLDGANKWQEFWKITFPMIAPFFTINMVLAMKNFLMVFDQVLALTGGGPGRATESISVLIYKGGFGGEFAYQSANSVLYFIVILVISIFQIKVLQKREMDM, encoded by the coding sequence ATGACACTGCCGGCTGTTCTTTTATTTGCTTTGTTCCACACGTTCCCAGCTCTTCAAGGTGTATATTATTCTTTTACAAATTGGGATGGCATCAGCTTTATTTATGATTTTGTCGGATTTAAAAACTACATTAACTTATTTAAAGATGGAAATATCTTAAATTCTTATTGGTTTACTTTCAAGTTTGCGGTGCTGTCTACCATTCTCGTAAACGTCTTAAGCCTGGTCATTGCACTTGGGCTAAATGCCAAAATTAAAGGGAAAAACTTTTTCCGGGGTGTGTACTTTCTGCCGAATGTTCTGGGTGTATTAATCGTTGGATACATCTTCAACTATATTTTTGCTAACGTGATTCCAAAAATGGGTGAAACGTTAAACATTGGTTTCTTGTCTGTTAACATTTTAGGAAGTGAAAGTACAGCATGGATCGGGATTGTAATCGTCGCAGTCTGGCAGGCTTGTGCTTTTAATGTCATTTTGTACCTAGCGGGTCTTCAGACAGTTCCTGCTGAATTATACGAAGCATCTAGCCTTGATGGGGCAAATAAGTGGCAGGAATTTTGGAAAATTACTTTCCCAATGATCGCTCCATTTTTCACCATCAATATGGTACTGGCCATGAAAAACTTCTTGATGGTATTTGATCAGGTTCTTGCATTAACGGGCGGAGGTCCAGGGCGTGCGACAGAATCAATTTCCGTTTTAATTTACAAAGGCGGCTTCGGCGGCGAATTTGCTTACCAGTCCGCAAACTCCGTTTTATACTTTATCGTTATTCTCGTCATTTCAATATTTCAAATTAAAGTGCTGCAAAAAAGGGAGATGGATATGTAA
- a CDS encoding transposase, whose protein sequence is MKVAKSLLHKITNQTEIFNDTLDIYNDALFFIIRVIDKEFDNTDDLTTKSIVPAVEKLIHATKSNPLPKYKEFNERFYKLPSYFRRSAIASAFGKVKSFRSNYQNWEKEQKYALSEGKKFKKQPPRLQTEHKEFPVFYRGNMFNRTSDTTAQIKVFHQNDWVWTDIEFKEQDLYKRGVWEWKENNPKLIKRGKKFFLSISYENKVTLTKTPIQEQKVCAVDLGLTNSAVCSVIDAKGTVLSRTFIDQPKEKDRLQTLTNKLRKAQRASGRIHAPNFWRQINGYQQHIVRHTSHEIVKFAAKHGCDVIVFEYLGRMKIPKGFYGARKLRFKLHGWRKIGIQNKVEEMAHYLGMRISRINPRKTSVLAFDGSGKVERNPKKDLATFSTGKVYHADLSASYNIGARYFIRAFQKTISETKWLSLQAKVPELAIRTSQTLSSFISLHHALGLPQEA, encoded by the coding sequence ATGAAAGTTGCGAAGTCGCTGCTGCACAAAATTACAAACCAGACGGAAATCTTCAATGATACGCTGGATATTTACAACGATGCCCTGTTCTTCATCATCCGGGTTATCGACAAAGAGTTTGATAATACTGATGACCTGACAACAAAATCAATTGTGCCGGCAGTAGAAAAACTGATTCACGCAACCAAATCAAACCCTCTTCCGAAATACAAAGAGTTTAACGAACGTTTTTATAAATTGCCATCTTACTTCCGCAGAAGTGCCATCGCTTCTGCTTTTGGCAAGGTAAAGAGCTTCCGCTCTAACTATCAAAACTGGGAAAAAGAACAGAAATACGCTCTTTCCGAAGGGAAAAAATTCAAGAAACAGCCGCCCCGTCTGCAGACGGAACATAAAGAATTCCCTGTTTTTTATCGCGGAAACATGTTTAACAGGACATCTGATACCACTGCACAAATCAAGGTATTCCACCAGAATGACTGGGTATGGACAGATATCGAATTTAAAGAGCAGGACCTTTATAAACGCGGTGTTTGGGAATGGAAAGAGAACAATCCTAAGCTGATTAAGCGAGGAAAGAAATTCTTCCTTTCCATCAGCTATGAAAATAAAGTCACTTTAACAAAAACACCTATTCAAGAGCAAAAAGTGTGTGCGGTAGACCTTGGACTGACGAACTCTGCGGTTTGTTCAGTTATCGATGCAAAAGGCACTGTCTTAAGCCGGACATTTATTGACCAGCCTAAAGAAAAAGACCGTCTGCAGACGTTAACGAACAAATTGAGGAAAGCCCAGCGGGCAAGCGGCCGTATCCATGCACCAAATTTTTGGCGGCAGATCAATGGGTACCAGCAGCATATTGTCCGCCACACAAGCCATGAAATTGTAAAATTCGCGGCGAAACATGGCTGTGACGTCATCGTCTTCGAATATCTCGGCAGAATGAAAATCCCTAAAGGATTTTATGGAGCCAGGAAACTTCGCTTCAAGCTTCATGGATGGCGGAAAATAGGCATCCAGAACAAAGTAGAAGAAATGGCGCATTACCTCGGCATGCGCATTTCCCGGATCAATCCGCGAAAGACCAGCGTCCTGGCATTTGACGGCTCTGGAAAAGTGGAACGGAACCCGAAAAAAGACCTTGCCACGTTTTCAACGGGCAAAGTCTATCATGCGGATTTATCTGCTTCTTATAATATCGGGGCCCGTTATTTCATTCGGGCTTTTCAAAAAACCATTTCGGAAACGAAATGGTTGTCTCTTCAGGCAAAAGTTCCTGAGCTGGCAATAAGGACATCCCAGACCTTGTCTTCGTTCATTAGTCTCCATCATGCACTCGGGCTTCCGCAGGAAGCTTAA
- a CDS encoding carbohydrate ABC transporter permease has protein sequence MAKKTNWTVTTLIAIGSLFILLPLYLAVSIALKTPEEMADSPFSLPTGLHFENFAKAIEATNFFSAFTNSAIITIVTVVFTILTNSMVAYAIARNMHRRVFKVMYYYFVSALFIPFPIIMLPLVKQVSLFGMDNPGGLIFLYIVYGAALNIFIYVGYIRSIPLELEEAAIMDGCSTWGVFWKVIFPLLTPINATIGILTCLWAWNDFLLPLIILSEPADATLPLVQYIFQSEFGADYNLAFASYLLALSPMVIVYIFAQKWVIGGVVRGAIK, from the coding sequence ATGGCAAAGAAAACAAACTGGACAGTAACAACACTCATTGCCATAGGTTCATTATTTATTTTACTTCCTCTTTATCTAGCAGTTTCCATTGCTTTAAAAACACCGGAGGAGATGGCAGATTCGCCATTTTCACTGCCGACAGGGCTTCATTTTGAAAACTTCGCTAAGGCAATTGAAGCAACTAATTTTTTTAGTGCATTCACCAACAGCGCAATCATTACAATCGTAACGGTTGTTTTTACGATCCTCACCAATTCAATGGTTGCTTATGCTATCGCACGCAATATGCATCGCCGCGTATTTAAAGTGATGTATTACTATTTTGTTTCGGCACTTTTTATTCCATTTCCGATCATTATGCTGCCGCTTGTGAAACAAGTTTCGCTGTTTGGCATGGATAATCCGGGGGGTCTCATTTTCTTGTACATTGTGTACGGAGCTGCGCTGAATATCTTTATTTATGTTGGATATATTCGCTCTATTCCACTTGAGCTTGAGGAAGCCGCAATTATGGATGGATGTAGTACGTGGGGAGTATTTTGGAAAGTCATTTTTCCACTTCTTACACCGATTAATGCAACGATCGGTATCCTGACATGTTTATGGGCATGGAACGATTTCCTGCTTCCACTGATCATCTTAAGCGAACCAGCCGATGCTACATTACCGCTTGTACAGTACATTTTCCAATCTGAATTTGGTGCAGATTACAACCTGGCTTTTGCTTCTTATTTGCTGGCGCTTTCTCCAATGGTCATTGTGTATATCTTTGCTCAAAAATGGGTGATCGGAGGCGTTGTGCGCGGCGCGATTAAATAA
- a CDS encoding DUF2187 family protein has protein sequence MKKALVGSIITFNGGIKGVVQKVNENSVIVAIKENPTLLEYEGNRTVVNHKNYTIIS, from the coding sequence ATAAAGAAAGCTTTAGTAGGCTCTATTATTACATTTAACGGTGGAATAAAGGGAGTCGTTCAAAAAGTAAATGAGAACTCGGTCATTGTAGCGATTAAGGAAAATCCCACTCTTCTTGAATATGAAGGAAACCGTACAGTGGTAAACCATAAAAATTATACGATTATTTCTTAG